The following are encoded together in the Proteiniphilum saccharofermentans genome:
- a CDS encoding GlsB/YeaQ/YmgE family stress response membrane protein has translation MDVGIIGSIVIGIIAGLISGRSTKGRGFSLLVNLIVGLIGAVLGGLIFSLLGITFGGVIGVLIVSVIGAVFFLWILSLFSTRNRQTGIYNG, from the coding sequence ATGGATGTAGGAATAATTGGTTCAATAGTTATTGGTATTATCGCCGGTCTTATTTCCGGCCGGAGTACAAAGGGCCGGGGATTCAGTTTACTGGTAAATTTAATAGTCGGCCTAATCGGAGCTGTATTGGGTGGCCTGATCTTCAGCCTGCTGGGGATAACCTTCGGCGGGGTCATAGGAGTACTCATCGTATCAGTCATAGGAGCTGTTTTCTTCCTATGGATACTGTCTTTATTCAGCACGCGTAATAGGCAAACCGGAATTTACAATGGATAA
- a CDS encoding glycoside hydrolase family 130 protein: protein MANIRREGIILEKTDLSFENEGVLNPAVIAEGRTVHLFYRAVREGNHSTIGYCRLEGPLNVVRRDKESFMHPEFEYESQGVEDPRIVKIGDIYYMTYTAYNGINAIGALAISSDLKHFTKKGIITSGFTYTQFKDLLGSEVEHTSKYFRSYNKRESLTESGKPVYLTDKNLIFFPRRINGKLCFMHRIKPDIQLVRINNLEELTYDFWINYFLDFTSHIMFEPRYDHESSYIGGGCPPVEVPEGWLMIYHSVCDTPEGYIYTASAALLDLEDPQTEIARLPYPLFSPETDYELNGVVNRVCFPTGTAVFNGRLYIYYGAADRCIACVSVQLRELVDELMSYKK from the coding sequence ATGGCAAATATCAGACGGGAAGGTATAATCCTCGAAAAAACGGATTTAAGTTTTGAAAATGAAGGAGTACTGAACCCGGCTGTCATTGCCGAAGGCCGTACTGTGCATCTTTTTTATCGTGCGGTGCGCGAAGGGAACCATTCCACCATAGGTTATTGTCGTTTGGAAGGGCCATTAAATGTAGTCAGGCGCGATAAGGAATCTTTCATGCATCCTGAGTTCGAATACGAGAGTCAGGGCGTTGAAGACCCCCGGATCGTAAAGATCGGCGATATCTATTATATGACTTATACAGCCTATAACGGGATTAATGCAATAGGGGCGTTAGCGATATCTTCCGATCTGAAACATTTTACAAAAAAGGGGATAATAACTTCCGGGTTCACCTATACCCAATTCAAGGACTTGCTGGGCTCGGAAGTTGAGCATACGAGTAAGTATTTCAGGAGTTATAATAAAAGGGAATCCCTGACAGAATCGGGAAAACCGGTTTACCTGACGGATAAAAACCTTATATTTTTCCCGCGCAGGATAAACGGGAAACTATGTTTTATGCACCGGATTAAACCGGATATCCAGCTTGTGAGGATCAATAACCTTGAAGAACTGACGTATGACTTCTGGATAAACTATTTTCTGGACTTTACCAGCCATATTATGTTTGAACCGCGGTACGACCATGAGTCGAGTTATATCGGCGGCGGATGCCCCCCGGTAGAAGTACCCGAAGGCTGGCTGATGATATACCACAGTGTGTGCGATACACCGGAAGGGTATATTTATACGGCATCGGCGGCACTATTGGATCTGGAAGACCCCCAAACAGAAATAGCAAGGCTTCCCTATCCTTTATTCAGCCCCGAAACCGATTATGAATTGAACGGTGTTGTAAATAGAGTATGTTTTCCCACGGGTACGGCTGTATTCAACGGCAGGCTGTACATCTATTACGGGGCCGCGGATAGGTGCATAGCCTGTGTCTCGGTTCAGCTACGTGAGTTGGTAGACGAATTAATGTCATATAAAAAATGA
- a CDS encoding alpha/beta hydrolase produces MQQQTENSPDYLEDKHLSPEVKNYLKVLNVGEPVETLSKEGARKVLIAVQEEVKVDLSGIEESEKTIPDKDYPVKLTVVRPAGVTKKLPAFIFIHGGGWILGDYLTHKRLVRDLVVESGYTAVFVHYTPSPEAKYPQAIHEIYAATKWVATHGDELNIDGSRLALAGNSVGGNMAIATGLFAKKDHASFIKVQLLLWPVTNARFDTDSYKMYAEQRFLTTSMMKWMFDQYTTDRKQREEIFLSPLLASVDELKGLPPTIIQVAENDILRDEGEAFGRKLGDAGVENTTIRYNGVIHDFGLLNGLATLPQTRSMLIYSAAMLRYYLK; encoded by the coding sequence ATGCAACAACAAACGGAAAATTCACCGGATTATCTGGAAGACAAGCATCTGAGTCCTGAAGTAAAAAACTATTTAAAGGTACTGAATGTGGGAGAGCCTGTTGAAACATTGTCGAAAGAGGGTGCCCGCAAAGTGCTTATAGCGGTTCAGGAAGAAGTAAAAGTCGATCTGTCGGGTATTGAAGAATCTGAAAAAACAATTCCTGATAAAGACTATCCGGTGAAATTAACCGTTGTTCGTCCTGCAGGCGTCACAAAAAAACTACCCGCATTTATTTTCATACACGGGGGAGGCTGGATACTGGGAGACTATCTCACTCATAAACGGTTGGTACGTGATCTGGTCGTAGAATCGGGATATACCGCAGTTTTTGTCCATTACACGCCTTCGCCCGAAGCTAAATATCCGCAGGCAATCCATGAGATTTATGCGGCCACAAAGTGGGTTGCAACCCATGGAGACGAATTAAATATAGACGGTAGTCGTCTGGCTCTGGCCGGAAACAGCGTGGGAGGTAATATGGCGATTGCAACCGGTTTATTCGCGAAGAAAGACCATGCATCGTTTATCAAAGTCCAGCTTTTATTATGGCCTGTGACAAATGCCCGTTTCGATACGGATTCGTATAAGATGTATGCCGAACAACGATTTTTAACGACATCGATGATGAAATGGATGTTCGATCAGTATACAACAGACAGGAAACAGCGTGAAGAAATTTTTCTTTCACCGCTTTTGGCTTCTGTTGATGAGCTGAAAGGGTTACCTCCCACTATCATACAAGTGGCCGAAAATGATATCCTGCGGGATGAAGGCGAAGCGTTTGGGCGGAAGCTGGGCGATGCCGGGGTCGAGAACACGACGATCCGTTACAACGGTGTCATTCACGACTTTGGATTATTAAACGGATTAGCAACTTTACCCCAGACACGTTCGATGCTCATCTATTCGGCAGCAATGTTAAGATATTATCTCAAATAA